The Chryseolinea soli genome contains a region encoding:
- the lspA gene encoding signal peptidase II has translation MLILVVLVSNVGCDQVSKAIARNSLGENQTVSLVNDHIKLMKVENKGAFLSLGSALPVFLRIVLLNILPLVVLGLAGFYVFTRTNLSRITTIGTCFVIGGGLGNIYDRMVYGSVTDFLHIDFGIFQTGIFNLADVSIMVGAFVITVDVVRHRKIEVG, from the coding sequence ATGTTAATCTTGGTCGTGCTGGTATCCAATGTGGGATGCGACCAGGTATCGAAGGCGATTGCCAGGAATTCGTTGGGTGAAAATCAGACCGTGAGCCTTGTGAACGATCATATCAAATTGATGAAAGTTGAGAATAAGGGTGCGTTTTTAAGTCTTGGTAGCGCTTTGCCGGTTTTTTTGAGGATTGTTTTGTTGAATATTCTTCCCCTCGTCGTACTTGGGCTGGCCGGTTTTTACGTGTTCACAAGAACAAACCTTTCCCGCATCACCACCATCGGCACCTGTTTCGTTATCGGTGGGGGTCTTGGTAATATTTACGACCGCATGGTCTACGGATCGGTAACGGATTTTTTGCACATCGACTTTGGGATCTTTCAGACCGGGATTTTTAATCTGGCCGACGTTTCCATCATGGTGGGTGCGTTTGTGATCACAGTCGACGTTGTGCGTCACCGGAAGATCGAGGTGGGATAA
- a CDS encoding WG repeat-containing protein produces the protein MKGVYCFFWLVLTTFFAAANGLSVFEENGKVGLRNEQGKVLIPARYEALGWSDGNFSTLNAVTGYKLDGKWGLISLENHLVTKAEFEDVFPADASLVYARKKSPISMRIVTGCLVASSGKEIIPFEYDGIALSGIRAVVFTKVGNQYRYGLIDLENKTIIPQQYYAIRSIGSLRYAVENFDNKTALFTESGKQVTGFTIDSLSIFKKNYAVIYQGMQQGLIDREGQVKLQPTYREIRLEDDGTVKARQTDEWLFLDGQNKLQQKVQADSIIALGKNLLKVCTAGLIQLEDYSLKPFFASNFSSLGKFVRGKALFTKEKKYGIISQDGKILIEAKYDNLVVDYPYYISNTRQNGKDNWIVLDSLGKPIHTKPYEHIHRFNGQLFPVVLRNYWGALDPSGKEVIACTYDSILQQLHQNLVVKFHGQYGIINQHEEWLVTPRQTKLKLVSADRYVETAGRNTYLKSFDNNVIYFSENPMEINEQRIVERLPSGTSWEVDLNGVIVNRQVQPEGAVEKVYPESEGLRGIKKNGQYGFVDPQGRLRVANRYDGIQAFSEQLAAVKIRGKWGFISREDKIIIQPVYEEVMSFQKGFSLVKQKGLQGLIDIKGAVILPPRYESVTILPHGNLLIRQDKLMGLADNTGRVIINPKYHTLQDLNNNYVIVERDGLYGVITLQGISTVPLMYDYIVYDAYNNSFIARKKSEWQAVPL, from the coding sequence ATGAAGGGTGTGTATTGTTTTTTTTGGCTGGTGCTGACAACATTTTTCGCCGCCGCCAATGGGCTTAGTGTCTTCGAAGAGAACGGAAAAGTAGGCCTCCGCAACGAACAGGGCAAAGTCCTGATCCCCGCGCGCTATGAGGCCCTGGGCTGGAGCGATGGAAATTTCTCCACGCTGAACGCCGTTACGGGCTATAAACTCGATGGAAAATGGGGGCTTATCTCCCTGGAAAATCACCTGGTGACCAAAGCCGAATTTGAAGACGTCTTCCCTGCCGATGCTTCGCTGGTCTATGCGCGTAAAAAATCTCCCATTTCGATGCGCATCGTCACCGGTTGCCTCGTTGCATCGTCGGGCAAAGAAATTATTCCTTTTGAATACGACGGCATTGCCCTGTCGGGGATCCGCGCTGTGGTGTTTACCAAGGTCGGTAATCAATATCGTTATGGTCTGATCGACCTGGAGAACAAGACCATTATTCCCCAACAGTATTATGCCATCCGCTCCATCGGCAGCTTGCGCTATGCCGTGGAGAATTTCGACAACAAGACCGCGCTGTTCACCGAAAGCGGGAAACAGGTGACAGGCTTCACCATCGACAGCCTCTCCATTTTCAAAAAGAACTATGCGGTGATCTACCAGGGCATGCAGCAAGGCCTCATCGACCGCGAAGGACAAGTGAAGTTGCAGCCCACGTATCGCGAGATCCGCCTCGAGGATGATGGCACGGTGAAAGCGCGGCAAACCGATGAATGGTTGTTCCTCGATGGACAGAACAAACTGCAACAAAAGGTTCAGGCCGATTCGATCATCGCGTTGGGAAAAAATCTTCTGAAAGTGTGCACGGCCGGTCTCATTCAACTGGAAGATTATTCGCTCAAACCTTTCTTTGCTTCTAATTTTTCGTCCTTGGGCAAATTCGTGCGCGGCAAAGCTTTGTTCACGAAAGAAAAAAAATATGGCATCATCAGTCAGGATGGAAAAATCCTGATCGAGGCGAAGTACGATAACCTTGTTGTAGATTATCCCTACTACATCTCAAACACGCGGCAGAACGGCAAAGACAATTGGATCGTGCTCGATTCGTTAGGGAAGCCCATTCACACCAAGCCTTACGAACACATCCATCGCTTTAACGGACAATTGTTCCCCGTCGTGCTCCGCAATTACTGGGGAGCCCTCGATCCATCGGGCAAAGAAGTGATCGCTTGCACGTATGATTCCATTCTTCAACAACTGCACCAAAACCTGGTGGTGAAATTCCATGGCCAATACGGCATCATCAACCAGCACGAAGAGTGGCTGGTCACGCCACGCCAAACCAAACTCAAGCTGGTTTCTGCCGATCGCTATGTGGAAACCGCCGGCAGGAACACTTATCTCAAATCGTTTGACAACAACGTGATCTATTTTTCCGAAAATCCGATGGAGATCAACGAGCAGCGCATCGTGGAGCGTTTGCCGTCGGGCACCTCGTGGGAAGTGGATTTGAATGGGGTGATCGTGAACCGCCAGGTGCAACCCGAAGGCGCCGTCGAAAAAGTGTATCCCGAATCTGAAGGGTTACGCGGCATCAAGAAGAATGGACAGTATGGTTTTGTGGATCCCCAGGGGAGGCTGCGCGTCGCTAATCGTTATGATGGCATCCAGGCCTTTAGCGAGCAACTGGCGGCCGTGAAGATCCGCGGCAAGTGGGGATTCATCAGCCGCGAGGATAAAATTATCATTCAGCCTGTGTATGAAGAAGTGATGTCTTTCCAGAAGGGATTTTCGTTGGTAAAACAAAAAGGGCTGCAAGGGCTTATCGATATAAAAGGCGCTGTCATTTTGCCGCCACGGTATGAGTCGGTTACCATCTTGCCGCATGGCAACCTGCTGATCCGCCAGGACAAGCTCATGGGCCTTGCCGACAACACGGGTCGCGTGATCATCAACCCGAAATATCATACCCTCCAGGATCTGAACAACAACTATGTGATCGTGGAGCGCGATGGATTGTATGGGGTGATCACACTCCAGGGGATCAGCACGGTGCCGCTGATGTACGACTACATCGTCTACGATGCCTATAACAATTCCTTTATCGCCCGAAAAAAATCCGAATGGCAGGCGGTGCCACTATAA
- a CDS encoding adenylate/guanylate cyclase domain-containing protein, with protein MRQLAAILFADMAGYTALMQENEQLARQKRNRLKSVLESTVHLHQGQILQYYGDGSLSIFASAINAVQCAVSIQQQLREAPTVDLRIGIHTGDVTVEDGSIYGDGVNLASRVESLAVPGSVFISEKVYDEIRNQENITSHELGYFELKNVKQPVRIFAITSGGLVIPSRDEIRGKTKQPSNRLAVLPFVNMSADAENEYFSDGITEELLNALTKVDGLQVTSRTSAYAFKGKNDDIRDIAVKLNVDKVLEGSVRKAGSRVRITAQLINAADGYHLWSETYDRQLTDIFEVQDEISGIIANKLRENLSRAQRESQGSKAPTQNIAAYTAYLQGLHFFNKTTPADLRKSIERFEEALQLEPGYAQAYAMIATAYSQLGASGQLTPHKAFALVHEYAAKALQLDSSIAEIYIAEAGAYLFYEWKWKETYESLQKAIHLNPSAAAAYPLLGYYHVLMGEKAQAVAILEDAVKIDPLSPAINHALGNMYVFAERYDDAIRQANKLLDLNTHIRQNLELKAWATGMKGDWEEACRLFEEVYRLTNHPLKGLMGLGYAYAKLGQTEKAMECIRKMEQRQREEPDVVLDADFVGVWFALGNLEKVFYYIEQCVAKRAVPVNLFLQYPVFRGLAGDPRLEALKLKQ; from the coding sequence ATGCGTCAACTAGCCGCCATCTTGTTTGCCGACATGGCGGGCTACACCGCCCTGATGCAGGAGAACGAACAGTTGGCGCGTCAAAAACGCAACCGGCTAAAGAGCGTTCTCGAAAGCACCGTGCACCTCCATCAAGGACAGATCCTCCAATATTACGGCGACGGTTCCCTTAGTATTTTTGCCAGTGCCATCAACGCGGTGCAATGCGCCGTGAGCATCCAGCAACAACTTCGCGAAGCGCCTACCGTGGACCTTCGCATCGGCATTCATACGGGCGATGTCACCGTCGAAGACGGATCTATTTACGGCGACGGCGTGAATCTCGCGTCGCGTGTGGAATCGCTTGCCGTGCCGGGAAGCGTCTTTATCTCCGAAAAAGTATACGACGAGATCCGCAACCAGGAGAACATCACCTCACACGAACTGGGTTACTTCGAATTAAAAAATGTGAAACAACCCGTACGCATCTTTGCCATCACCAGCGGTGGCCTCGTGATCCCCTCGCGCGACGAGATCCGCGGCAAAACAAAACAGCCGTCCAATCGTCTTGCCGTGTTGCCGTTTGTGAACATGAGTGCCGACGCGGAAAACGAATATTTCAGCGACGGCATCACCGAAGAACTCCTCAATGCCCTCACCAAAGTGGACGGCCTGCAAGTGACGTCGCGCACATCGGCCTACGCCTTCAAAGGCAAGAACGACGACATCCGCGACATCGCCGTGAAGCTCAACGTCGACAAAGTGCTCGAAGGCAGCGTGCGCAAGGCAGGCAGCCGCGTACGCATCACCGCCCAATTGATCAACGCCGCCGATGGCTATCATCTTTGGAGTGAAACCTACGACCGGCAACTCACCGACATCTTTGAAGTGCAGGACGAGATCAGCGGCATCATCGCCAACAAGTTGCGTGAAAACCTCAGCCGCGCACAACGGGAGAGCCAGGGATCGAAAGCGCCCACACAAAACATCGCCGCCTACACGGCCTATTTGCAGGGACTTCATTTCTTCAACAAGACCACCCCGGCCGATCTCCGCAAGTCGATCGAACGCTTTGAAGAAGCCCTACAATTGGAACCGGGCTATGCGCAAGCGTATGCCATGATCGCCACGGCCTACAGCCAGCTTGGCGCCAGCGGACAGCTGACGCCCCACAAAGCTTTCGCGCTGGTACACGAATACGCCGCCAAAGCTTTGCAACTCGACAGTTCCATTGCCGAGATCTACATTGCCGAGGCCGGTGCCTACCTTTTCTATGAATGGAAATGGAAAGAAACCTATGAGTCGCTGCAAAAAGCTATTCACCTCAACCCCAGCGCGGCGGCGGCCTATCCCCTGCTCGGCTACTATCACGTGCTGATGGGTGAGAAAGCGCAAGCGGTCGCGATACTCGAAGACGCCGTAAAGATCGATCCGCTATCGCCAGCCATCAATCACGCACTGGGAAATATGTATGTGTTTGCCGAACGCTACGATGACGCTATTCGCCAGGCAAACAAATTGCTGGACCTGAACACACACATCCGCCAGAACCTGGAATTGAAAGCCTGGGCCACCGGTATGAAAGGCGATTGGGAAGAAGCCTGCCGTCTCTTTGAAGAAGTTTATCGCTTAACAAACCATCCCTTGAAAGGCTTGATGGGATTGGGCTATGCGTATGCAAAACTCGGTCAAACCGAAAAGGCGATGGAGTGCATTCGCAAAATGGAACAACGCCAACGCGAGGAACCCGACGTAGTGCTCGACGCTGATTTTGTCGGTGTCTGGTTTGCACTGGGCAACCTCGAGAAAGTTTTTTATTATATCGAGCAATGCGTAGCGAAACGTGCCGTGCCGGTGAATTTATTTTTGCAATACCCGGTGTTCAGGGGATTGGCCGGCGATCCGCGGCTGGAAGCGTTGAAATTGAAACAATGA
- a CDS encoding DUF2126 domain-containing protein: MSIKVAIRHQTSYQYDRPVNLSPHTFRLRPAAHCRTPILSYSLKVKPGNHFINWQQDPFGNFLARVVFPEQTTVLEFEVEVIAEIIVINPFDFFIESYAEEFPFAYTPQLEKELLPYFEVAETGPVFSQWLETVDPTKKKMRTIDVLVSLNQAVQQYVSYTIRFEPGVQTCEQTLTLKSGSCRDSAWLLVQAFRRLGLAARFVSGYLIQLKADTKALDGPSGTEHDFTDLHAWAEVYIPGAGWIGLDPTSGLFAGEGHIPLCCTPDPVSAAPVTGMTDVCEVTFAYKNEVFRIHEDPRVTQPYSEAQWATIMALGNKVEEDLQRGDVRLTMGGEPTFVSVDDMEAKEWNTAADGPHKRALGAQLIRRLKNAFGKGGLVHYGQGKWYPGEPLPRWQYTALWRNDGQPIWKNDALLDLEDNASSFTIKDVHSLAVEITRFLNIPADHVHPALEDAFFFLWEESKVPVNIDPYSANLDDPLERRKLAELLVNGMATPAGYVIPMEWNHWNNQWLSCQWEFRNHHLVLIPGNSPIGLRLPLKSLLYTSPKRTQRPVERSTFESLPALKDFHQHVQHRFFDEIKPGALPKEFFATTVLDEEEPKDLKEKLEKKEVSKEPDTTFDGYTVKTALCIELRNGKIYLFMPPLQYAEHYMDLLASIEAAVEKLKLKVVIEGYECPRDNRLTKLGLSPDPGVLEVNIHPAKNWKVLVNHYDILFEEARLSRLSSEKFMLDGKHTGTGGGNHITIGGITPSDSPLLRRPDLLRSLITYWQHHPGLSYLFSSQFIGPTSQAPRVDEGRQEMLYELEIAFNQIPERGDVPFWLVDRIFRNLLIDITGNTHRAEFCIDKLYSPDSSTGRLGILEFRAFDMPPNKQMCIVQLLLLRSLVAWFWKMPYKRKLVRWGTALYDTFMLPHYVQQDLAEVTRDLAEAGYPFDLAWLETFFEFRFPLHGKITLLDMELQLRMGIEPWHVLGEEAVSGGTARFVDSSVERIEVKVKNFNKDRYMITCNGTPVPLSETPVKGEYVAGVRYRAWSPPSALHPTLGKDVPLVFDIVDTWNNRAIGGCTYHVAHPGGRNYDTFPVNAFEAEGRRISRFWSEGHTQGPVTPRETFVAGVGRYLEKNEIPRKFDPPAIKVSPEYPHTLDLRQF; encoded by the coding sequence ATGTCCATCAAAGTTGCTATCCGGCACCAGACCTCCTATCAATACGATCGCCCGGTAAACCTGTCGCCGCATACGTTCCGTTTGCGTCCCGCAGCCCACTGCCGCACCCCCATCTTGTCCTATTCGCTGAAGGTGAAGCCCGGAAATCATTTCATCAACTGGCAACAGGATCCGTTTGGCAACTTCCTCGCACGCGTGGTGTTCCCCGAACAGACAACCGTGCTGGAATTTGAGGTGGAGGTGATCGCCGAGATCATTGTGATCAACCCCTTCGACTTTTTTATTGAAAGTTATGCGGAGGAATTTCCCTTCGCCTACACCCCGCAGCTCGAAAAAGAATTGCTGCCCTATTTCGAGGTCGCAGAGACCGGTCCTGTTTTTTCGCAGTGGCTCGAGACGGTAGACCCGACTAAAAAAAAGATGCGCACCATCGACGTATTGGTCAGCCTGAACCAAGCGGTGCAGCAGTATGTAAGCTATACCATCCGCTTCGAACCCGGTGTGCAGACATGCGAACAAACATTGACGCTAAAAAGCGGCTCGTGCCGCGACTCGGCGTGGCTGCTGGTGCAAGCCTTTCGCCGCCTGGGTCTTGCCGCGCGTTTTGTGTCCGGATACCTCATTCAGTTGAAGGCCGACACAAAAGCATTGGATGGACCTTCCGGCACCGAACATGATTTTACAGACCTGCATGCCTGGGCCGAAGTATACATCCCCGGTGCTGGCTGGATCGGACTCGATCCAACGTCTGGTCTATTTGCCGGAGAAGGGCACATTCCCCTGTGCTGTACGCCCGACCCTGTGAGCGCTGCGCCTGTCACGGGCATGACCGATGTTTGCGAAGTCACGTTCGCCTACAAGAACGAGGTCTTCCGCATACACGAGGACCCGCGCGTCACACAACCCTACAGCGAAGCGCAATGGGCTACCATCATGGCGCTGGGCAACAAAGTGGAGGAGGACCTGCAACGCGGTGATGTGCGCCTCACCATGGGCGGCGAGCCCACCTTTGTTTCTGTCGACGACATGGAAGCAAAGGAATGGAACACAGCCGCCGATGGTCCCCACAAAAGAGCGTTGGGTGCCCAGCTGATCAGGCGATTGAAGAACGCTTTTGGCAAAGGTGGTTTGGTGCACTACGGTCAGGGAAAATGGTATCCTGGCGAGCCCCTGCCGCGCTGGCAATACACTGCACTGTGGCGAAACGACGGCCAGCCTATCTGGAAGAATGACGCACTGCTGGATCTGGAGGACAACGCTTCGTCATTCACTATCAAAGATGTGCATAGCCTAGCCGTTGAGATCACCCGCTTTCTGAATATTCCTGCCGACCATGTCCACCCGGCTTTGGAAGATGCATTCTTTTTTCTTTGGGAGGAAAGCAAAGTACCGGTAAACATCGATCCCTATAGCGCTAATCTTGATGATCCGCTGGAGCGCAGAAAGCTGGCGGAATTGCTGGTCAACGGCATGGCCACACCGGCCGGGTATGTCATTCCCATGGAATGGAATCACTGGAACAATCAATGGCTCTCGTGCCAATGGGAGTTCAGGAACCATCATCTCGTGCTCATTCCGGGGAACTCACCCATCGGTTTGCGTTTGCCGCTCAAATCATTGCTCTACACCAGCCCCAAGCGAACACAACGGCCGGTGGAGCGCAGCACGTTCGAGAGCTTGCCGGCGCTGAAAGATTTTCACCAGCACGTTCAGCACCGTTTTTTCGACGAAATAAAACCCGGTGCGCTCCCTAAGGAATTTTTTGCGACTACGGTTTTGGATGAAGAAGAACCGAAAGACCTCAAAGAAAAGCTGGAGAAAAAAGAAGTATCGAAAGAGCCCGATACCACCTTCGATGGCTATACGGTGAAAACGGCATTGTGTATCGAGCTGCGAAACGGCAAGATCTACCTCTTCATGCCGCCGCTGCAATATGCAGAACACTACATGGACCTCCTGGCTTCGATCGAGGCCGCTGTAGAAAAACTAAAACTCAAAGTCGTGATCGAAGGCTACGAATGCCCGCGCGACAACCGCCTGACCAAGCTGGGGCTTTCGCCCGACCCCGGTGTGTTGGAGGTAAACATTCATCCCGCGAAGAACTGGAAGGTGTTGGTCAATCACTACGATATTCTTTTTGAGGAAGCACGTCTCAGTCGTCTGAGCAGCGAGAAGTTCATGCTGGACGGAAAGCATACGGGAACCGGCGGCGGCAATCACATCACCATCGGCGGCATCACACCGTCGGATAGTCCGTTGCTGCGGCGGCCTGACTTGTTGAGAAGTCTCATCACGTATTGGCAGCATCATCCCGGCTTGTCCTATTTGTTCTCCTCTCAATTCATTGGACCTACCAGCCAGGCACCCCGCGTGGATGAAGGACGGCAGGAGATGTTGTACGAGTTGGAGATCGCCTTCAACCAAATCCCGGAGCGAGGCGACGTGCCCTTCTGGCTGGTGGACCGCATCTTCCGGAATTTGTTGATTGACATTACCGGAAATACACATCGCGCGGAATTCTGCATCGACAAACTTTATTCGCCCGACAGTTCCACGGGCCGTCTCGGCATCCTGGAGTTTCGCGCCTTCGACATGCCGCCAAACAAACAGATGTGCATCGTGCAGCTCTTGTTACTGCGAAGCCTCGTGGCCTGGTTCTGGAAAATGCCCTACAAGCGCAAGCTCGTCCGTTGGGGCACGGCGTTATACGACACGTTCATGTTGCCGCATTACGTGCAACAAGATTTGGCGGAGGTAACACGCGACCTGGCCGAAGCGGGCTATCCCTTCGACCTCGCGTGGCTGGAGACATTCTTTGAATTCCGTTTCCCGCTCCATGGAAAAATTACTTTGTTAGATATGGAGTTGCAGTTGCGCATGGGGATCGAACCGTGGCATGTGCTGGGTGAAGAAGCCGTCAGCGGCGGCACGGCGCGTTTTGTGGATTCATCGGTGGAAAGGATCGAAGTGAAAGTAAAGAATTTCAACAAGGACCGCTATATGATCACCTGCAATGGCACACCCGTGCCGTTGTCGGAGACACCCGTGAAAGGCGAGTACGTGGCAGGCGTGCGCTATCGCGCCTGGAGCCCGCCTTCGGCATTGCATCCCACGTTAGGCAAAGATGTGCCTTTGGTATTTGATATCGTGGACACCTGGAACAACCGGGCGATAGGAGGATGCACGTATCACGTCGCGCATCCGGGAGGAAGAAATTACGATACGTTTCCTGTCAACGCGTTTGAAGCGGAGGGGAGAAGGATCAGCCGTTTTTGGAGCGAGGGCCACACGCAAGGGCCGGTCACGCCGCGCGAAACGTTCGTGGCGGGCGTTGGCCGATATTTGGAAAAGAACGAGATTCCAAGGAAATTTGATCCGCCTGCAATAAAAGTAAGCCCCGAGTATCCACATACACTAGATTTACGGCAATTCTGA
- a CDS encoding MBL fold metallo-hydrolase, which produces MYIEQLYTNCLAEAAYYIESNGEAAIIDPLRETEPYVELAERRGAKIKYVFETHFHADFVSGHIDLSRKVKAPIIYGPGADTDYAVYNAKDGEEFPLGEVKIRVLHTPGHTPESSCYLLIDKNGNEYALFSGDTLFVGDVGRPDLLDGIMTQEELASLMYDSLTRKIKTLPDNVMVYPAHGPGSACGKNIGKETFSTIGEQKKFNYALQEMSREAFISKVTDGILPPPQYFFEDARINKSGYDPIEDVIAGNTTPLSQEALEKAVATGAILLDTRPADIFEKGFIPGAINIGLNGQFAVWVGTLIDIRKDLVLITEPGKESETVLRLARVGYEKVVGYLEGGIATYKGNLDKVHSITADAVENEMRQGAQVLDVRKHGEWDISHLKGAAFLPLGDFPAVTTTLDKDKPYIVHCGGGYRSMTAISLMKTYGFTDLINVYGGFGAMQEAGLKIVTEAIEA; this is translated from the coding sequence ATGTACATCGAACAGCTTTACACCAATTGCCTGGCGGAAGCCGCCTACTACATCGAATCCAACGGGGAAGCCGCCATTATCGACCCCCTGCGGGAAACCGAACCCTATGTGGAGCTGGCCGAGAGGAGAGGCGCCAAGATCAAATATGTTTTCGAGACCCATTTCCACGCCGATTTTGTGTCGGGCCACATTGACTTGTCGCGCAAAGTAAAGGCCCCCATTATCTACGGTCCCGGCGCCGACACGGACTATGCCGTGTACAATGCCAAAGACGGCGAAGAATTTCCCCTGGGCGAAGTAAAGATCCGCGTGCTGCACACCCCTGGCCACACCCCGGAATCGTCCTGCTATTTGCTGATCGATAAAAACGGCAATGAATACGCCTTGTTTAGCGGCGACACCTTGTTTGTGGGCGATGTGGGACGTCCCGATTTGCTGGATGGCATCATGACCCAGGAAGAACTGGCCAGCCTCATGTATGATTCGCTTACCCGGAAGATAAAAACCTTACCCGACAACGTCATGGTCTATCCGGCGCACGGGCCTGGTTCGGCGTGTGGAAAAAATATCGGCAAGGAAACCTTCTCCACCATTGGCGAACAAAAGAAATTCAACTACGCCCTGCAAGAGATGTCCCGGGAGGCATTCATTTCGAAAGTGACCGACGGCATTTTGCCGCCACCCCAATATTTCTTCGAAGACGCCCGCATCAACAAAAGCGGCTACGATCCCATCGAAGACGTGATCGCCGGCAACACCACGCCACTTTCACAGGAAGCGCTTGAGAAAGCCGTTGCCACGGGCGCCATCCTGCTCGATACCCGCCCCGCCGACATTTTTGAAAAGGGCTTTATCCCCGGAGCCATCAACATTGGTCTCAATGGCCAGTTTGCCGTGTGGGTAGGCACGCTGATCGACATCCGCAAAGACCTGGTGCTGATCACCGAGCCGGGAAAAGAAAGCGAAACCGTGCTGCGCCTGGCCCGCGTAGGCTACGAAAAAGTAGTGGGCTACCTCGAAGGTGGCATCGCTACCTACAAAGGCAACCTCGACAAAGTACACTCCATCACAGCCGATGCCGTGGAAAATGAAATGCGCCAGGGTGCCCAAGTGCTCGACGTACGCAAACACGGCGAATGGGACATCAGTCATCTCAAAGGTGCGGCCTTTTTGCCGCTCGGAGATTTTCCGGCCGTCACAACCACGCTGGATAAAGACAAACCTTACATCGTGCATTGCGGCGGCGGCTATCGTTCCATGACCGCCATCTCGCTGATGAAGACCTATGGCTTCACCGACCTGATCAATGTCTACGGTGGTTTCGGTGCCATGCAAGAGGCCGGCCTCAAGATCGTGACGGAAGCCATCGAGGCTTAG